The Phyllopteryx taeniolatus isolate TA_2022b chromosome 19, UOR_Ptae_1.2, whole genome shotgun sequence genome includes the window ACAGCGGTGCCGTGAGATACGAGTAAGTCGTTCCACGggcacgctcgtaactcaaaccACCCATTTTTgttatgcgttttttttttttttttttaaagtaaaagagCACTGTATAAATAGCAATTCGTAGAAACATGGGAATCAGTAAATATAGTGTATAAATTAAAGCGTTTGCGCATCATTATCACAACCAATCTCATCGAGTATGGCGGTCGCTGTACCTCCAGAGCCTTCATGTAAACTCCCACGTCTAGCTTCAGGCCGTCCGTCTCCTTGTAGTACTTCCTgcggcgagcgagcgagcgagcgagagaggtTAACCATtaccattacaaaaaaaaaagagagcccGATGAGAGGCAATCACACACTCAGTCGCactgaacattgccaaagacatggtgcATGGTTGGAAACTTGTCATAGTATCGTACAGCCCAAGGTAAATGTACATATAATATCCTCGTTACCCTTTCCCGAGAGAGAACAGCGTCGGCTTCTCCAGGCCGATCAGGACCCTGAACGCCTCGTTCAGGTTGGCGTAGGAGAACTTTTCGGCCGCGTCGCCGATCACCACGCAATTGGGATCGCTCGTGTCTACGCCGTCAAACTCGGGAAGGAGCGCTGTTGGGAGAGATAGTAAGCatgccattcattcattcatatgttACATAAAGTCCATTCATTTTGTCATTCGCGTTTCGTGTAATCACGATCGCATTTTTAGAGCGACAATAAAAATGCTCCTCTCAATGCATTCCAGTGTtatataggaaaaaaataatacacacaaattattaaaacaaaaattcataatggcaaaaaaaaaaatcaagaataaaatgaacaataaaTGACACCTTTATTTCAAAATAGTATTACTGATGacgtgaaaatactgtacatacaaaataaagttagacaaatgagaaaaatattcaaaacatttcaagaaCTAGGAACGGCAATTCCCTTGgaaattgcatgtgaatgctCAGATAATCAcatttacaacatttaaaatatgcaGTATGTATTTATACAAGTCTTCTTTAAAatccactgagaactagagtgagCTAACTCCCTTTTTGTCACTTTTAAGTTTCAAGTGCAAAAATGAACAGAGCAGCTCATAAATAGTGAATGAAGGTTTATTTTGAATTTCTACTTAAAGGGGTCAGTCCGTAACTGTGGGCAGCACTTTGCCTGATTCATCCGAGTCCATTTCTAAGACTCAGAAAGTAAGTAGTGCATTAACTTGGCTGCCAGTGTGCCTGCATTTCAGCATAAGTGAAGAATAATTATAATTTTCCATGAAATATAGATAGATTTGACAgatgtttggacaaatattgcAGCAGGGTTACCCTCTTCTTTCTCTCATcccagtttttttctttcaggcaACCTATATGATACTGGCCAGGATCCAACCTATGACATTTAAATTGTTGACAGTGTCCAAAATAATCTGAGGAAACACAGTATTTCGGTAAAAACAAGTGATCGTTGCCATATAATTCCTCCATcttttattgcagccataaaacgtAAAACTCCTcagcaaaatgaaaaaacaatgaGTTGGCCCACTCTAGTTGTCAGTGGCTCAAAAATACAAGAAGACGTGAAGCATGAGCAGGCAGTACCGTCATACACCAGCAGGTGGGGCCGCAGCCCTCTTTCCCTCAGCAGAGCAACCGCTGCAGGTGCCGGAGAGAAGACGTCACTGACACAAATGTCAAACCCCAATCTTTGGAGTTTGGCCACAAACTTCTCTCTCGCGGCCTGCGTCTCATTGGTACAGAATCTCAGCTTCAGGTCGGAAGCTTTAAGccttcaaaaacaaattaaaaagtaaGCGAGTGTGACGAGAATGGCGGTCACTTGATATGAACACGAAGtctccaatgtgtgtgtgtgtgttttctgtagTGCCGTTCAACACTCACTTCTTCACGGCTTCGACGGAGCCAGGAATGGCCACCCCGCCGCCCTCCCCGCTGTCATATAAAACTCCGCACATATCCAGTATGACGCCTTTTAAACCCGTCGCGCAGCTTGTCCAGCTGCTGTCCGCCATGACGAGTCGCCCCTCTTGTTATGCGCATGCGCGAAATCGCTGCATTCGTAAGGACCCGgatgtaaaaaagaaatattaaaaataaaatattatttatttttgttaatgtttGACATTCGAGACAATAAGTCTAAACCTGAcatataaaacaacatttgttgaAAATATTCAATTTGCGAGATAGACAATTTATACTCGTCAATACATAAAATACTACAAAATAGGAGCCAGGGGGAGTTTGAATAATAGTATAAAACAACAGTTTTTAAACACCATTTTTGTCTTGGGAGTTAAATATTGTACTCATCTATTGTCTGGTTtccttaaaattaaaaaaactgaatgaCAGAATTTGGAGTTGCGGAGATGAACGTTCACAAGAAAAATTATTAAATCTATAACAAACACTTGCCACCATTATCGAAGAACCCAAACTACATTTTCCAATGAAGAGTGAAGGCAGAGTCAATATAATCAGTCATAGATCAGGATACATCTTTCCAGAATTTGTTAGGACTGTATAGTGACATTGCCATAGTCGGCGCTACCAGAGTTTCAGGGgacatttgacaaaatgaacaaacggcataaatgtcttttatttGGAAGTAAGAAGCAACTGAAGCCGACTTTGGGTCCCGCAATCAAGGCCGACGTTCCATCATGGGGCGTGTCTAGTGACGTCACTTGTGCTAGTCTTTGCGTGGCAGGCGCCCGCCCTCCATTCGCATCCGTGAAGCCAAACCGTTCGCAGGCGTGCGACATCGGAGAAACACAAACCCCGAAGATAGCCAGGCGCACGACAGCTCCCAGGACGCTCCTGAAGTACCTTTCACCCCATTCTGGTATTTATTTCCATTCTTTGTTCTCTTCGTGGCTCGATTCGCTTCTGTTTCACTTGACAGCTAAGCCTAGCTAACCTTTGCTAACTTGAACGCTCATGCGTGTGTCCAACGTGGACGTGGTGCGTTTGATCGTAACTGACATGACATGCG containing:
- the lhpp gene encoding phospholysine phosphohistidine inorganic pyrophosphate phosphatase, which produces MADSSWTSCATGLKGVILDMCGVLYDSGEGGGVAIPGSVEAVKKLKASDLKLRFCTNETQAAREKFVAKLQRLGFDICVSDVFSPAPAAVALLRERGLRPHLLVYDALLPEFDGVDTSDPNCVVIGDAAEKFSYANLNEAFRVLIGLEKPTLFSLGKGKYYKETDGLKLDVGVYMKALEYACDVEAEVIGKPSAAFFRSVLNDMALQPHEVMMIGDDLVNDVGGAQQCGMKGVQVRTGKYRPSDQSHPTVTADGTADHLAQAVDMILSRRRKP